A single genomic interval of Anopheles marshallii chromosome 2, idAnoMarsDA_429_01, whole genome shotgun sequence harbors:
- the LOC128707489 gene encoding uncharacterized protein LOC128707489, translating into MNGLSTLNRLLGKRNKDVSKSTSNLSRSTTNLDASSHFNNKVIQLPVVANAPFEQTFRVTVLLPRDQLYVARVGAKTKLSTLLEMVCSDKLLDAQKYVFRHPTDFQQGFELDMNIGEVGLSEVRLMSRKELEALRNSDYRLSTSDIFRMHQKTARETSGGTSVSSSDLSRTSKLPLKTTSPYSSTNSLNSMDSSGVSSSSRGGGHGGATNGTTSNGHSQMGPPVAPTRKKRLAPRPPSQNSIPEVRVPQQTSHSNGTGGNHGPPEDQIFKEPQLPPYSRQNFHVSTPNLYDRELKSADIINNNNNTGVSMKHTTSDRNGYSADVHNNNNVHEPQTKLLDEEDRKNLINTKTSYSTLKNRPTSMYIIREPDTNTLQRASENGGSMVDIHQHHSRASSSCSDAKDPRDFQDMPEPTPRKRLNSSAKKSKAPAPPPRAKATITPVPTPSPRILTRSTLDLLRDNDAAISETDSNFSSEPDDTQRNRESRLNAVNGSVHRAPYTQQQQHLQQNVSKVMLNVEQAPLNDPVVTSTTPNSGEKKHQKNGSTSSVSIKIVSNGLNDAPSKPSSTTAPIVSKVQIGGNQTASMEIPASPGDNSSDEEIKIYNIESGKASVKKIPMNGTETEQQNKRGTSETLSNGSKMNSSYGEGNESTKPNGATPAPEQQSNGTVDEEQWTYKLPAPPTFADSSIKTSDYDERGQFYRPASTFVDNTTLRSDMLTVLSDEPTERIEPFIQERIQTMLDLTAGQETMQPPFFASTMEHRPESPVSISTETDVTTHVSEDVPHISSDVEDGYRVGEDGRKGGDKNGEPDSTQEAREVWLQTLEKRREKIIEGELATLSEVISGGKPSPDGSTVIRTQSLNERKTSVMSELNQLLREGVELARKEETEIAVVNRSSLANFKITTYSSSENKENIITSTTNTTLVEKQMQPQRTVSEESAKPIVTNGVAESHIIADSKEVEADVIVRRKISVDSITVRKPHSLTQSSDEDDHIGRQSNGYSASSASAKKELAPVKRRSLTMLNKSPRVINRSDSFHSTRSDYIQSLNSPAQTGASGPLHLTPRSTSYISLIGAQRWENRVATGASLTAANSFNRRKSTSELSICDSPSLQSLEVIKNILNTSRKNSINNLHQTNGSAVEEAPVENEIVLPSMAAIKRNSFTDISTLVQLNGTGKAHMNGGSLMSNAVRKDSIEEAKVEQEPEPEPERKSTQDPKPDPNPVPINNADVNKTEDVKKVEQKVEKVVETIIDEPKQPEHVEKLIVQQTVVEEKIKTEETEWNDKPELTLDLASESKSDDEKLQNKQQQRQIQHSTVTKEPQTTVVSITTTSTVVSSSDSSSSVTAVSANESDTKKWTYQGPPTISFATWNERPKIDVSIKSDRDYRFGGSSTLPRGFRNVNNVSSTKISIGPGGSSTTTTVESTSAGYVRQTIHEVEQPQQQQIDVVSNVPSATVSSARQQQQPQEPTPAVVKLPATALKPTATPPGERLPIVRAVEYKKNVAPRQAPPPIEPKPSFFYETFSRNDSTNSSANSSIGTNVSSVSINGTVPSASISTNISRLSFGPKPATVLQPTVRGFKSLDIEPTGSSGTNGMPRLRPVSMVDTSTLRKTTTAVPFTSTVMEDTAPNSLPFSQNTLRRTGLKDKILAKDPTPVTETVTASTKVSVTTAAPAPVRPTSLSAAVPIPPPPAPMPPVKASQPVVRGAIVKKSPATSPAIDPRNALLDAIRNFNKDSLRKD; encoded by the exons ATGAATGGTTTATCTACGCTTAACAGACTGttaggaaaaagaaacaaagatg TTTCCAAATCAACCTCTAACCTTAGTCGGTCCACTACCAACCTGGACGCTTCTAGTCACTTCAACAACAAAGTCATTCAGCTGCCGGTGGTGGCGAATGCACCGTTCGAACAGACGTTCCGTGTGACGGTGTTACTGCCACGGGATCAGCTATATGTAGCGCGCGTCGGGGCCAAAACCAAACTCTCCACCCTGCTCGAGATGGTGTGCAGCGACAAGTTGCTCGACGCACAAAAGTATGTCTTTCGCCATCCGACCGACTTTCAGCAGGGCTTTGAGCTGGACATGAACATCGGCGAGGTGGGGCTGAGCGAGGTTCGACTGATGTCGCGAAAGGAGCTGGAAGCGTTGCGTAACAGTGACTATCGGTTGAGCACAAGCGACATCTTCCGAATGCACCAGAAGACTGCCCGTGAAACCTCTGGTGGTACATCCGTGTCGTCTTCCGATTTGAGTCGCACATCGAAGCTGCCACTGAAGACGACCTCACCGTACAGCTCAACAAATTCGCTCAATTCCATGGACTCGTCCGGTGTTAGCTCGAGTTCCCGCGGTGGGGGTCACGGTGGTGCAACCAATGGCACTACCAGCAACGGGCACAGCCAAATGGGACCACCAGTAGCACCGACGCGTAAGAAGCGACTAGCACCACGTCCACCAAGCCAGAATTCTATTCCCGAGGTGCGAGTCCCGCAGCAAACGTCACATTCCAACGGAACAGGCGGAAATCATGGTCCTCCGGAGGATCAGATTTTTAAAGAACCCCAGTTACCTCCGTACTCCAGACAAAATTTCCACGTTTCCACACCAAATCTATACGATCGCGAATTGAAGTCGGCTGATATTatcaacaataataacaataccGGTGTGAGTATGAAACACACCACCAGCGATCGTAACGGATACTCTGCGGACGtgcataacaacaacaatgttcATGAGCCGCAAACCAAGCTGCTGGACGAGGAAGATCGGAAAAACCTCATCAACACCAAGACGTCGTACAGTACGCTCAAAAATCGTCCAACGTCGATGTACATTATACGCGAACCGGACACGAACACGCTGCAGCGAGCGAGTGAAAATGGTGGCAGTATGGTCGACATTCATCAGCACCATTCGCGGGCCTCGTCCAGTTGCTCGGACGCGAAAGATCCGCGGGACTTTCAGGATATGCCAGAACCAACACCACGAAAGCGCTTGAATTCTAGTG ccAAAAAATCCAAAGCCCCAGCACCACCGCCGAGAGCAAAGGCCACCATCACACCGGTTCCAACACCTTCACCGAGAATACTTACTCGTTCAACACTCGATTTACTTCGGGACAATGATGCGGCCATATCCGAGACGGATTCCAACTTCAGCAGCGAACCGGATGATACGCAACGTAATAGAG AATCGCGATTGAATGCTGTCAACGGTAGTGTCCACCGTGCTCCAtacacacagcagcagcagcacctaCAACAGAACGTATCGAAGGTGATGCTTAACGTAGAGCAGGCTCCGTTAAATGATCCGGTCGTAACATCGACCACACCGAACAGTGGCGAAAAGAAACACCAGAAGAATGGATCAACGTCGTCTGTGTCAATTAAAATCGTCAGTAATGGTTTGAACGATGCACCGTCGAAACCATCGTCCACCACAGCACCCATCGTATCAAAAGTACAGATTGGTGGAAATCAAACGGCTTCAATGGAAATTCCTGCTTCACCCGGAGACAACAGCTCGgacgaagaaataaaaatctacAACATCGAGTCCGGGAAGGCATCGGTGAAGAAAATACCGatgaacggaacggaaacggaacagCAAAATAAGAGAGGAACATCTGAAACCCTCTCCAATGGATCTAAAATGAATTCATCCTATGGTGAAGGCAACGAATCTACCAAACCGAATGGTGCAACCCCAGCCCCAGAACAGCAGAGCAACGGTACGGTGGATGAGGAACAGTGGACGTACAAActgccagcaccaccaacTTTTGCCGATTCTTCCATCAAGACAAGCGATTACGATGAACGTGGACAGTTTTATCGACCAGCGTCGACATTCGTCGATAATACGACACTGCGCAGCGATATGCTTACAGTGCTGTCCGATGAACCAACGGAACGCATCGAACCGTTCATTCAGGAGCGTATACAAACCATGCTGGACCTCACTGCAGGTCAGGAAACGATGCAACCACCGTTCTTCGCTTCAACGATGGAACATCGTCCGGAAAGTCCGGTAAGTATTTCCACCGAAACGGATGTGACCACACACGTTTCGGAGGATGTTCCACATATCAGCTCGGACGTGGAGGATGGCTACCGTGTTGGGGAGGATGGCCGTAAGGGAGGCGACAAAAATGGCGAACCAGACAGTACGCAAGAGGCACGCGAAGTTTGGCTGCAAACGCTGGAGAAACGTCGGGAGAAAATAATCGAAGGTGAGCTGGCCACGTTGAGTGAAGTGATCAGCGGTGGTAAGCCTAGTCCAGATGGTTCCACGGTGATTCGCACGCAGTCGTTAAACGAAAGGAAGACTAGCGTCATGAGTGAACTCAACCAGCTGTTGCGTGAAGGTGTCGAGCTTGCCCGAAAGGAAGAGACAGAAATTGCCGTTGTGAATAGGAGCAGTTTGGCTAACTTCAAGATAACCACCTATAGCAGCTCggaaaataaggaaaatatcATCACCAGCACCACAAACACCACGCTCGTCGAGAAGCAAATGCAACCTCAACGGACTGTGAGTGAGGAAAGTGCAAAACCGATTGTAACGAATGGTGTTGCCGAATCGCATATAATTGCTGACAGTAAGGAAGTCGAAGCGGATGTGATTGTACGTCGAAAGATATCGGTTGATTCGATAACGGTTCGCAAACCTCATTCGCTTACCCAAAGCAGCGACGAGGATGATCATATCGGTCGACAGAGCAACGGCTATTCAGCTTCGAGTGCAAGCGCCAAAAAGGAATTAGCCCCGGTCAAGCGCCGTAGCTTGACGATGCTAAACAAAAGTCCGCGTGTGATCAATCGGTCCGATTCGTTCCACTCGACCCGATCGGATTACATTCAGTCGCTGAATTCCCCTGCCCAAACCGGTGCATCCGGACCGTTACATCTAACACCGCGTAGCACTTCGTACATTTCGCTGATCGGTGCACAGCGTTGGGAAAATCGGGTCGCTACAGGCGCTTCGCTGACTGCAGCGAACTCTTTCAATCGCCGTAAATCGACCAGTGAGCTGAGCATCTGCGATTCCCCGTCACTACAGAGCCTGGAGGTAATTAAAAACATCCTAAACACATCGCGCAAGAACAGCATTAACAATCTGCACCAGACTAATGGCAGTGCGGTGGAAGAAGCaccggtggaaaatgaaattgtcCTCCCTTCGATGGCTGCTATCAAGCGTAATAGCTTTACCGACATCTCAACGCTGGTACAGCTGAATGGTACCGGTAAGGCGCATATGAACGGTGGCAGTTTGATGAGCAATGCGGTACGCAAGGACAGTATCGAAGAGGCAAAGGTAGAGCAAGAACCTGAGCCAGAGCCGGAACGAAAATCAACGCAGGATCCAAAGCCTGATCCAAACCCGGTACCGATTAATAATGCGGATGTCAACAAAACGGAGGACGTGAAGAAAGTGGAacaaaaagttgaaaaagTGGTGGAAACTATAATCGATGAACCGAAGCAGCCAGAACATGTGGAGAAATTAATCGTGCAGCAGACAGTAGttgaagagaaaattaaaactgaGGAAACGGAATGGAACGATAAACCGGAGTTAACACTAGATTTGGCTAGTGAATCGAAAAGCGACGACGAGAAGTTGCAGaacaagcaacaacagcgtCAGATCCAACATAGCACAGTTACAAAAGAACCACAAACGACGGTCGTAAGcattaccaccaccagcacggTTGTGAGCAGTAGCGACAGTAGTTCCAGCGTGACTGCTGTGTCCGCTAACGAATCCGATACGAAGAAGTGGACCTATCAGGGACCTCCGACGATAAGCTTTGCGACATGGAACGAGCGACCGAAGATCGACGTATCGATCAAATCGGATCGAGATTATCGGTTCGGTGGCAGTTCCACGCTGCCGCGCGGTTTCCGCAACGTGAACAACGTCAGCAGCACGAAGATTAGCATCGGTCCGGGAGGTAGCAGCACCACGACGACGGTAGAATCCACTTCCGCCGGATACGTACGGCAAACGATCCACGAGGTCGAacaaccgcagcagcaacagataGATGTTGTTTCGAATGTGCCATCAGCAACAGTGTCTTCAGCgcgacagcaacagcagccgcaGGAACCAACGCCCGCTGTGGTGAAACTTCCCGCAACTGCACTGAAACCCACTGCAACACCACCCGGCGAACGGTTGCCGATCGTGCGTGCCGTCGAGTACAAAAAGAACGTTGCTCCGCGCCAAGCGCCACCACCAATTGAGCCAAAGCCTTCCTTCTTCTACGAAACATTTTCGCGCAACGATTCCACCAACAGTTCGGCAAACTCTAGCATCGGTACGAATGTCAGCAGTGTAAGTATTAATGGAACCGTCCCATCCGCTAGCATCAGCACCAACATTAGTCGGTTAAGCTTTGGACCCAAACCGGCAACCGTGTTACAACCGACGGTGCGTGGCTTCAAGTCGCTTGACATCGAGCCTACGGGATCATCCGGCACCAACGGGATGCCCCGGTTGCGACCCGTTTCTATGGTCGATACGAGCACGCTAAGGAAAACCACCACGGCCGTTCCATTCACATCCACCGTGATGGAAGATACGGCGCCGAATTCGCTGCCCTTCTCCCAGAACACACTTCGCCGAACGGGGTTGAAAGATAAAATCTTAGCGAAAGATCCAACGCCCGTTACGGAAACGGTTACCGCAAGTACCAAAGTGAGCGTTACAACTGCTGCACCGGCACCTGTGCGGCCAACTTCTCTGTCGGCGGCGGTACccattccaccaccacccgctCCAATGCCGCCCGTCAAAGCCTCTCAACCGGTTGTGCGAGGTGCGATCGTGAAGAAATCTCCCGCGACCTCACCGGCTATTGATCCGCGAAATGCTCTTTTGGATGCCATTCGAAACTTCAACAAGGATTCACTGCGGAAGGATTAA